From Mucilaginibacter gotjawali:
TGACTATTTTTTGGGCGGTGACCTTGGTAGCGAAATATGCCTTGAACTTAAGGCGTCACCTTTAACGCAAAACATCCCGGTGATACTTTATTCGGCATTTAAAAACCTCAAGGAACTGGCTATAGAAAGCTGTGCCGATGGCTATATCATAAAGCCCTTTGAGATTGACGAATTTATGAGCATGGTATACAGCTTAGCGCTAAAGCCTTCAACAATACGCTTTAACCCGTCTTAACAGCCGTTTGCCGTCCACAATAATTTTAAACGATTTAAAATAATTCGGTAAAGTTGTTAAATTCACCTCAATTATAAGCAATAAAATTATCGCCATGTTTTCATTAAATCGCCGGGTTTTAAAACGACATTTTTTATCTTGTCTTAAATTAAGCAAAACATATTTCAACTGGTTTGCGCTGTTATTATTGCTGGGCGGCAGCTCGGCCTACGCGCAAAAGACCACTTTTTTCCCGCATAGCCTGCCCGAAACCGAAGGTGTATCCGCCGGCGGTATAGATAGTTTTTTAACTGCGGTGAGTCGAAGCACGCATGAATTTCACAGTATCATGATATTGCGCCATGGCAAAGTGCTGGCAGAGGGCTGGTGGAACCCGTACCGGCCTGATCTGCGGCATAGCCTTTACAGCTGCAGTAAAAGTTTTACTTCAACCGCAGTAGGTTTTGCCATCAACGAAAAGCTGCTTTCAATTCATGATAAGATAACCTCCTTTTTTCCTGAAAGCCTGCCTGATACGGTGAAACCATACCTGGCGAAGCTCACTATCAAAGACCTGCTGACGATGAGTGTCGGCCAGGATCCTGACCCTACTTCCATAATTCCGTTCACCAGCGCAAATTGGGTAAAATCTTTCCTGGCTACGCCCATTAAAAATGAGCCGGGCACCAAATTCCTGTACAACACCATGGCTACTTATACGCTATCGGCCATTATTCAAAAAGTTACCGGGCAAAAAGTGGTAGATTATCTGAAACCGAGATTGTTCGACCCGCTGGGTATTACCGGTATGGATTGGGAGGCAGACAAACAAGGCATTAATACCGGAGGATGGGGCCTGCGTGTAAAAACAGAGGACCTGGCAAAAATGGGCCAGCTTTACCTGCAAAAAGGCATCTGGAACGGTAAACAAGTGTTGCCAAAAGGATGGGTTGAGGAAGCAACTACTTTTAAGATAGACCAGGCGCCGGGCGCAGCACAAAGTAAAAAAGACTCAAGCGACTGGATGCAGGGGTACTGTTACCAGTTTTGGCGCTGCCGGCACAATGCTTTCAGGGCGGATGGGGCCTTTGGCCAGTACATTATTGTAATGCCCGACCAGGATGCGGTGATAGCCATCACATCAGAATCAGCCGATATGCAAGGAGAGTTGAACCTGGTATGGAGATATTTACTGCCTGCTATGCATAAACAACCATTAACAATTAATAAAAAGGCTGACGAAGATTTGA
This genomic window contains:
- a CDS encoding response regulator transcription factor, producing MKKLLILEDDPALVELVETMFSESDFTVLKSYKRIPFDEIARITPDIIILDYFLGGDLGSEICLELKASPLTQNIPVILYSAFKNLKELAIESCADGYIIKPFEIDEFMSMVYSLALKPSTIRFNPS
- a CDS encoding serine hydrolase domain-containing protein, whose translation is MFSLNRRVLKRHFLSCLKLSKTYFNWFALLLLLGGSSAYAQKTTFFPHSLPETEGVSAGGIDSFLTAVSRSTHEFHSIMILRHGKVLAEGWWNPYRPDLRHSLYSCSKSFTSTAVGFAINEKLLSIHDKITSFFPESLPDTVKPYLAKLTIKDLLTMSVGQDPDPTSIIPFTSANWVKSFLATPIKNEPGTKFLYNTMATYTLSAIIQKVTGQKVVDYLKPRLFDPLGITGMDWEADKQGINTGGWGLRVKTEDLAKMGQLYLQKGIWNGKQVLPKGWVEEATTFKIDQAPGAAQSKKDSSDWMQGYCYQFWRCRHNAFRADGAFGQYIIVMPDQDAVIAITSESADMQGELNLVWRYLLPAMHKQPLTINKKADEDLSNHLANLSLPPAGKTDPKIPVHEGTFALKPNSLHIKSISFHYDGTVYKLGLKIDSTTYDLDFGNGKWLPGETSMNGPSLLNGAKEDFSLLLPYKVDGSCTAVGLDSALQFKLRYIESPHTETITCHFNGQALNATIEYSFNYGKSKMELQGDAVNDGK